A window from Chryseobacterium vaccae encodes these proteins:
- the hisH gene encoding imidazole glycerol phosphate synthase subunit HisH gives MIAIIKYNGGNVSSVQNALLRLNTDSVVTDDPELILQADKVIFPGVGEASSTMKNLQEKGLDKLIPTLKQPVLGICLGMQLMCAENEEGRTEGMGIFDTQVKRFPPEDLVPHMGWNTVSDLKSPLFSGVDENTDVYFVHSYYCSLSEFTVATCDYILPFSAALQKDNFYAVQFHPEKSGIVGRRILENFLNL, from the coding sequence ATGATCGCCATAATAAAATATAACGGAGGTAATGTAAGTTCCGTCCAAAATGCATTACTGCGATTGAATACAGATTCTGTAGTAACCGATGATCCTGAATTGATCTTGCAGGCTGATAAAGTCATTTTTCCGGGGGTAGGAGAAGCCTCTTCCACCATGAAAAACCTTCAGGAAAAAGGCCTTGATAAGCTTATTCCCACATTAAAACAGCCTGTTCTGGGAATTTGCCTTGGAATGCAGCTGATGTGCGCAGAGAATGAAGAAGGAAGAACCGAAGGAATGGGAATCTTTGATACTCAGGTTAAAAGGTTTCCGCCTGAAGATCTTGTTCCTCACATGGGCTGGAATACGGTTTCAGATCTGAAATCACCTCTTTTTTCGGGAGTTGATGAAAACACTGATGTTTATTTTGTACACAGCTATTACTGCAGCCTGTCGGAGTTTACAGTGGCAACATGCGATTATATTCTGCCGTTCAGTGCAGCGCTGCAGAAAGATAACTTTTATGCTGTTCAGTTTCACCCGGAAAAATCAGGGATTGTGGGACGCAGGATTTTAGAAAACTTTTTAAACCTTTAG